One Panicum virgatum strain AP13 chromosome 3N, P.virgatum_v5, whole genome shotgun sequence DNA segment encodes these proteins:
- the LOC120664134 gene encoding phosphoinositide phospholipase C 2-like isoform X2 → MTTYRVCCFLRRFRAASNEPSEAVRDVFQAYTDGGGVVGEEALRRLLREVQGETDAGAEAAAKEVMAFAAEQRLLKKGGLTAEGFHRWLCSDANAALDPRRGVYQDMGSPLSHYFIYTGHNSYLTGNQLSSGCSERPIVKALLDGVRVIELDLWPNTAKNDVEVLHGRTLTSPVELNKCLDAIKEHAFAASPYPVILTLEDHLTPDLQAKVAKMLKDTFRDMLYISESENMAEFPSPDYLKGKIIISTKPPKEYLQTKSGKEEETAEDRAEEGVWGEEISDDKATALQMSEQYSGKYGAEEAEEEPPDGEAEKKARQGADNEYKRLIAIQLTRRKHDMDQDLKVDPEKVTRLSLGEKAYEKAIVSHGAHIIRFTQRNLLRIFPRSTRITSSNYNPLMGWRYGVQMVAANMQGHGRKLWLTQGMFRANGGCGYVKKPDILMNSDPDKLFDPRADLPVKTRLKVTVYMGDGWRFDFRKTHFDKCSPPDFYARVGVAGVAADTRMEQTRVMMDSWIPTWDREFEFPLAVPELALLRVEVHESDNHQKDDFGGQTCLPVWELRPGIRSVRLCDHKGQPLRSVKLLMRFEFFPSSSSSK, encoded by the exons ATGACGACGTACAGGGTGTGCTGCTTCCTGCGGCGGTTCCGGGCGGCGTCCAACGAGCCGTCGGAGGCGGTCAGGGACGTGTTCCAGGCGTacaccgacggcggcggcgtggtcgggGAGGAGGCGCTGCGGAGGCTCCTGCGGGAGGTGCAGGGGGAgaccgacgccggcgccgaggcggcggccaaGGAGGTGATGGCgttcgcggcggagcagaggctgCTCAAGAAGGGCGGCCTCACCGCCGAGGGCTTCCACCGCTGGCTCTGCAGCGACGCCAACGCCGCTCTCGACCCGCGCCGTGGG GTTTACCAGGACATGGGTTCACCGCTGTCGCACTACTTCATCTACACGGGCCACAACTCGTACCTGACGGGGAACCAGCTGAGCAGCGGCTGCAGCGAGAGGCCCATCGTGAAAGCCCTCCTCGACGGCGTCAGGGTCATCGAGCTCGATCTCTGGCCCAACACCGCCAAGAACGACGTCGAGGTCCTCCACGGCAG GACATTGACGTCGCCCGTGGAGCTGAACAAGTGCCTGGACGCCATCAAGGAGCACGCCTTCGCGGCCTCCCCCTACCCCGTCATCCTCACCCTGGAAGATCACCTCACCCCGGACCTCCAAGCCAAAGTGGCCAAG ATGCTAAAGGACACCTTCAGGGACATGCTGTACATCTCGGAATCCGAGAACATGGCGGAGTTCCCTTCCCCGGATTACCTCAAGGGCAAGATCATCATCTCCACGAAGCCGCCCAAGGAGTACCTCCAGACGAAGAGCGGCAAGGAGGAGGAGACCGCCGAAGACAGGGCCGAGGAGGGCGTCTGGGGGGAGGAGATCTCCGACGACAAGGCCACCGCCCTGCAGATGTCGGAGCAGTACAGCGGCAAGtacggcgcggaggaggccgaggaggagccgCCGGACGGCGAGGCCGAGAAGAaggcgcggcagggggccgaCAACGAGTACAAGCGTCTCATCGCCATCCAGCTCACCCGGAGGAAGCACGACATGGACCAGGACCTCAAGGTCGACCCGGAGAAGGTGACGCGGCTGAGCCTGGGGGAGAAGGCGTACGAGAAGGCCATCGTCTCCCACGGGGCTCACATCATCAG GTTTACGCAGAGAAACCTGCTGCGGATTTTCCCGCGGTCAACGCGCATCACGTCGTCGAACTACAATCCGTTGATGGGGTGGAGGTACGGGGTTCAGATGGTTGCAGCGAACATGCAG GGACACGGGAGGAAACTGTGGCTGACCCAAGGGATGTTCCGAGCGAACGGCGGCTGCGGCTACGTGAAGAAGCCTGACATCCTGATGAACAGCGACCCCGACAAGCTGTTCGACCCCCGAGCCGATCTGCCGGTGAAGACGAGGTTGAAGGTGACGGTGTACATGGGGGACGGGTGGCGGTTCGACTTCCGCAAGACGCATTTCGACAAGTGCTCGCCGCCAGACTTCTACGCAAGG GTGGGGGtcgccggcgtggcggcggacACGCGGATGGAGCAGACCCGGGTGATGATGGACAGCTGGATCCCGACGTGGGACCGCGAGTTCGAGTTCCCGCTGGCGGTGCCGGAGCTGGCGCTGCTCCGGGTGGAGGTGCACGAGTCCGACAACCACCAGAAGGACGACTTCGGCGGCCAGACCTGCCTGCCGGTGTGGGAGCTCCGGCCGGGGATCCGCTCCGTCCGCCTCTGCGACCACAAGGGCCAGCCGCTGCGATCCGTCAAGCTGCTCATGCGCTTCGAGttcttcccctcctcctcctcctccaaatAA
- the LOC120664131 gene encoding uncharacterized protein At4g08330, chloroplastic-like — protein sequence MDMEMEKKDASSALQRSLSAVTYCCGACGYDLRLRSSDRNTAGIVGGGYGRAARRGVVAFDAIDDARFCCVDEFCCVDVHARRLFVRRIRLLCRKCGARLFVRRIRLLCRKCGATLGFGYDNRGRGANGSKSPRYDIRIRALQPLADADGGDGTAASPPAPSDGA from the exons AtggacatggagatggagaagaaGGACGCGTCGTCGGCGCTCCAGAGGAGCCTCTCCGCCGTCACCTACTG CTGCGGCGCGTGTGGGTACGACCTGCGCCTGCGCTCGTCGGACCGGAACACGGCGGGCATCGTGGGCGGCGGGTacgggcgcgcggcgcggcgcggggtggTGGCCTTCGACGCCATCGACGACGCGCGGTTCTGCTGCGTCGACGAGTTCTGCTGCGTCGACGTGCACGCTCGCAGGCTCTTCGTGCGCCGCATCCGCCTCCTCTGCCGCAAGTGCGGTGCCAGGCTCTTCGTGCGCCGCATCCGCCTCCTCTGCCGCAAGTGCGGCGCCACCCTCGGCTTCGGCTACGAcaaccgcggccgcggcgccaaCGGCAGCAAGTCCCCGCGCTACGACATCAGGATCCGCGCCCTCCAGCCTCTggccgacgccgacggcggcgacggcacggccgcctcgccgcccgcgccgtcggACGGTGCCTGA
- the LOC120664134 gene encoding phosphoinositide phospholipase C 2-like isoform X1, which translates to MTTYRVCCFLRRFRAASNEPSEAVRDVFQAYTDGGGVVGEEALRRLLREVQGETDAGAEAAAKEVMAFAAEQRLLKKGGLTAEGFHRWLCSDANAALDPRRGVYQDMGSPLSHYFIYTGHNSYLTGNQLSSGCSERPIVKALLDGVRVIELDLWPNTAKNDVEVLHGRTLTSPVELNKCLDAIKEHAFAASPYPVILTLEDHLTPDLQAKVAKMLKDTFRDMLYISESENMAEFPSPDYLKGKIIISTKPPKEYLQTKSGKEEETAEDRAEEGVWGEEISDDKATALQMSEQYSGKYGAEEAEEEPPDGEAEKKARQGADNEYKRLIAIQLTRRKHDMDQDLKVDPEKVTRLSLGEKAYEKAIVSHGAHIIRFTQRNLLRIFPRSTRITSSNYNPLMGWRYGVQMVAANMQGHGRKLWLTQGMFRANGGCGYVKKPDILMNSDPDKLFDPRADLPVKTRLKVTVYMGDGWRFDFRKTHFDKCSPPDFYARAGGGRRRGGGHADGADPGDDGQLDPDVGPRVRVPAGGAGAGAAPGGGARVRQPPEGRLRRPDLPAGVGAPAGDPLRPPLRPQGPAAAIRQAAHALRVLPLLLLLQIKPHCHCRDDALDFGGFFVCCFCCLCMEIVRYCCV; encoded by the exons ATGACGACGTACAGGGTGTGCTGCTTCCTGCGGCGGTTCCGGGCGGCGTCCAACGAGCCGTCGGAGGCGGTCAGGGACGTGTTCCAGGCGTacaccgacggcggcggcgtggtcgggGAGGAGGCGCTGCGGAGGCTCCTGCGGGAGGTGCAGGGGGAgaccgacgccggcgccgaggcggcggccaaGGAGGTGATGGCgttcgcggcggagcagaggctgCTCAAGAAGGGCGGCCTCACCGCCGAGGGCTTCCACCGCTGGCTCTGCAGCGACGCCAACGCCGCTCTCGACCCGCGCCGTGGG GTTTACCAGGACATGGGTTCACCGCTGTCGCACTACTTCATCTACACGGGCCACAACTCGTACCTGACGGGGAACCAGCTGAGCAGCGGCTGCAGCGAGAGGCCCATCGTGAAAGCCCTCCTCGACGGCGTCAGGGTCATCGAGCTCGATCTCTGGCCCAACACCGCCAAGAACGACGTCGAGGTCCTCCACGGCAG GACATTGACGTCGCCCGTGGAGCTGAACAAGTGCCTGGACGCCATCAAGGAGCACGCCTTCGCGGCCTCCCCCTACCCCGTCATCCTCACCCTGGAAGATCACCTCACCCCGGACCTCCAAGCCAAAGTGGCCAAG ATGCTAAAGGACACCTTCAGGGACATGCTGTACATCTCGGAATCCGAGAACATGGCGGAGTTCCCTTCCCCGGATTACCTCAAGGGCAAGATCATCATCTCCACGAAGCCGCCCAAGGAGTACCTCCAGACGAAGAGCGGCAAGGAGGAGGAGACCGCCGAAGACAGGGCCGAGGAGGGCGTCTGGGGGGAGGAGATCTCCGACGACAAGGCCACCGCCCTGCAGATGTCGGAGCAGTACAGCGGCAAGtacggcgcggaggaggccgaggaggagccgCCGGACGGCGAGGCCGAGAAGAaggcgcggcagggggccgaCAACGAGTACAAGCGTCTCATCGCCATCCAGCTCACCCGGAGGAAGCACGACATGGACCAGGACCTCAAGGTCGACCCGGAGAAGGTGACGCGGCTGAGCCTGGGGGAGAAGGCGTACGAGAAGGCCATCGTCTCCCACGGGGCTCACATCATCAG GTTTACGCAGAGAAACCTGCTGCGGATTTTCCCGCGGTCAACGCGCATCACGTCGTCGAACTACAATCCGTTGATGGGGTGGAGGTACGGGGTTCAGATGGTTGCAGCGAACATGCAG GGACACGGGAGGAAACTGTGGCTGACCCAAGGGATGTTCCGAGCGAACGGCGGCTGCGGCTACGTGAAGAAGCCTGACATCCTGATGAACAGCGACCCCGACAAGCTGTTCGACCCCCGAGCCGATCTGCCGGTGAAGACGAGGTTGAAGGTGACGGTGTACATGGGGGACGGGTGGCGGTTCGACTTCCGCAAGACGCATTTCGACAAGTGCTCGCCGCCAGACTTCTACGCAAGG GCAGGTGGGGGtcgccggcgtggcggcggacACGCGGATGGAGCAGACCCGGGTGATGATGGACAGCTGGATCCCGACGTGGGACCGCGAGTTCGAGTTCCCGCTGGCGGTGCCGGAGCTGGCGCTGCTCCGGGTGGAGGTGCACGAGTCCGACAACCACCAGAAGGACGACTTCGGCGGCCAGACCTGCCTGCCGGTGTGGGAGCTCCGGCCGGGGATCCGCTCCGTCCGCCTCTGCGACCACAAGGGCCAGCCGCTGCGATCCGTCAAGCTGCTCATGCGCTTCGAGttcttcccctcctcctcctcctccaaatAAAACCTCACTGTCACTGTCGTGATGACGCGCTGGATTTCGGAGGATTCTTTGTTTGTTGTTTCTGTTGCTTGTGCATGGAAATTGTTCGGTACTGCTGCGTGTGA